A section of the Anopheles cruzii unplaced genomic scaffold, idAnoCruzAS_RS32_06 scaffold01687_ctg1, whole genome shotgun sequence genome encodes:
- the LOC128276597 gene encoding CCR4-NOT transcription complex subunit 1-like, whose protein sequence is MNQEPFTYALTQISHFVSNVNKKNFAATSRQLAQLVKDFGLEADRHLLHCLFSSIDFGDATQSASRGYCQARLLATELASLSNKPQLVANVCFAIDNPFPQQKSLKPTANLVTQISKTLSCTPVQETAVSIALLNSKHPETVRVAESHLQTCLAGLIETYIDSDTASNVEGNLNDVSPEFLQQILSLIADGKHTAYGLSEQTFARFTHQLCRDFPRDRVPLILAPLLYAENSEISAEILKLNTHSILRSSIMETSWTNLVMEVGYSFTATLDDCKNHLLKVGGREITPQDVAKIVSSMCLTHASLSESNINLPTPSAFWPQGSDPSAKAKDGQNGSSAQENSTWKPEVLVQALKEVVPNLNWKEVCLAMDHPEFMLKDRAGLSLLLTIVKMGMQASNMGQHFPVECLYQRWSNSEGQLSVISLILKNPDLYSFADHIYTSVSVELLKTPPETDNKEVASWMSLHLVDVLLYIADQGLYVQVMDIFKLPIQLCPDILFLSLLQINPPMTVPRQDLFTNLIPIFLGNHPNSGTILHHAWNHTNFNMTLRHIILHSMSEWYMRGDSDQSRLSRILDVAQDLKALSGLLNVRSFMFIIDLACLASRREYLKLEKWLADKIREHGEPFVKNIIKFLQRRCPQIVVGGPGGKYSGDEQIPKSAQLPPETLSTIIGCLQGCIGNVTPEVTEMIVGMSQYSMLLSSKARAQAPQQQQQQQQQQQQQQQQQQQQQQQQQQQQQQQQQQQQPPPPGVLRPHRGLDAFSASAMGGSQLFPPTVESLTCLTANIGGLNIGGGPGTGGAGVGGPGGSAFSFNNIIATPASPSRLLPSSSPFPMMTLPPGAAAAAAQVGSLGRLTQTPNDKLGIPNAAITASPFADMVQTVSKEVEDE, encoded by the exons ACTGAACTCGCGAGCCTGTCAAACAAACCGCAGCTGGTCGCCAACGTTTGCTTCGCCATCGACAATCCGTTCCCGCAGCAAAAG TCTCTGAAGCCAACGGCGAATCTGGTAACGCAAATCTCGAAAACGTTGTCCTGCACCCCGGTCCAGGAAACGGCCGTTTCGATCGCTCTGCTCAACTCGAAACACCCGGAAACGGTACGGGTAGCCGAGAGCCATCTACAAACGTGCCTTGCCGGGCTCATTGAAACATACATCGATTCTG ATACTGCCAGCAACGTTGAGGGAAACTTGAACGACGTTTCGCCTGAGTTCCTGCAGCAAATACTGTCGTTGATTGCGGACGGCAAGCACACGGCGTACGGGCTATCGGAGCAAACGTTTGCCCGCTTCACGCACCAGCTGTGCCGGGACTTTCCGCGCGATCGGGTGCCCCTCATTCTAGCGCCCCTGCTGTACGCGGAGAACTCGGAGATTTCGGCCGAAATCCTCAAGCTCAACACGCACAGCATCCTCCGGTCGTCGATCATGGAAACGTCCTGGACGAACCTGGTCATGGAGGTGGGCTACTCGTTCACGGCCACCCTGGACGACTGCAAGAACCACCTGCTGAAGGTGGGTGGCCGGGAGATAACGCCGCAGGACGTGGCGAAGATCGTGTCCTCGATGTGTCTGACGCACGCGTCGCTTTCGGAGAGTAACATCAACCTGCCGACACCGAGTGCCTTCTGGCCGCAGGGCAGTGATCcgtcggcgaaggcgaaggacgGCCAGAACGGGTCGTCGGCCCAGGAGAACAGCACCTGGAAGCCGGAAGTGTTGGTGCAGGCCCTGAAGGAGGTCGTGCCGAACCTGAACTGGAAGGAGGTGTGCCTGGCGATGGACCACCCGGAGTTTATGTTGAAGGATCGGGCGGGcctctcgctgctgctgacgatcgTGAAGATGGGCATGCAGGCGAGCAACATGGGCCAACACTTTCCGGTCGAGTGCCTGTACCAGCGGTGGTCGAACTCCGAGGGTCAGCTGTCGGTCATTTCGTTGATACTGAAAAACCCGGATCTGTACTCGTTCGCCGATCACATCTACACGAGCGTCTCGGTGGAGCTGCTCAAGACGCCGCCGGAGACGGACAACAAGGAGGTGGCCTCGTGGATGTCGCTGCACCTGGTCGACGTGCTGCTGTACATCGCGGACCAGGGCCTGTACGTGCAGGTGATGGACATCTTCAAGCTACCGATTCAGCTCTGCCCGGACATCCTGTTCCTGTCGCTGCTGCAGATCAACCCGCCGATGACGGTGCCGCGGCAGGATCTGTTCACGAACCTGATACCGATCTTTCTCGGGAACCACCCGAACTCGGGCACGATTCTGCACCACGCGTGGAACCACACGAACTTCAACATGACGCTCCGGCACATCATCCTGCACTCGATGTCCGAGTGGTACATGCGGGGCGACAGTGACCAGTCGCGGCTGTCCCGCATCCTGGACGTGGCGCAAGATTTGAAGGCCCTATCGGGGCTGCTCAATGTCCGCTCGTTCATGTTCATCATCGACCTCGCTTGCCTGGCGTCCCGGCGCGAGTACCTGAAGCTCGAGAAGTGGCTGGCGGACAAGATCCGGGAGCACGGCGAACCGTTCGTGAAGAACATCATCAAGTTCCTGCAGCGTCGCTGCCCCCAGATCGTggtcggtggccccggtggcaaGTACAGTGGCGACGAGCAGATCCCCAAGTCGGCCCAGCTGCCGCCGGAAACGCTCAGCACGATCATCGGGTGTCTGCAGGGGTGTATCGGCAACGTGACTCCCGAGGTGACGGAAATGATCGTCGGCATGTCACAGTACAGTATGCTGCTGAGTTCGAAGGCCCGTGCCCAAGCTcctcagcagcaacaacagcaacaacagcagcaacagcagcagcaacaacagcaacagcaacagcagcaacagcagcagcaacaacagcagcagcaacaacaacagcagcaaccaccgCCTCCGGGAGTTCTGCGTCCGCACCGCGGTCTGGACGCGTTCAGTGCCTCGGCCATGGGCGGCAGTCAGCTGTTCCCTCCGACGGTCGAATCGCTCACCTGCTTGACGGCCAACATCGGCGGGCTGAACATTGGCGGTGGACCTGGCACCGGCGGTGCCGGcgtcggtggtcccggtgggAGTGCGTTCAGTTTCAACAACATCATCGCCACGCCCGCTTCGCCGTCGCGTCTGCTGCCCTCGAGCAGTCCGTTCCCGATGATGACGCTGCCACCGGgggctgccgcggccgccgctcAGGTCGGTTCGCTGGGACGGTTGACGCAAACGCCGAATGATAAGCTTGGCATCCCGAATGCCGCCATCACGGCGAGCCCGTTTGCCGATATGGTGCAGACCGTGTCGAAGGAGGTGGAAGATGAG